The genomic stretch GAGCCTCCGGCCGAGCGTGATCATCGCGCCCAGGCCGAGCAGGAGCGCACCGGCAAGGCCCGCCAGGGGAAGCTCGCTTCCGGTCTTGGGAAGCTTCTTCTCCGCCGGCGGCGGTGGAGGCGGCGGCTGCGCCTTCGCCGCCGCCGGCATCGCCTTCGCGGGCGGCGGAGGGGGCGGCGGGGCGTTCTCGGCGAGGACGGCAATGTCTTGCTGCGTCAGCGTCGCCGGCGGGAGCTTCGTCACGACGAGCGCCGAGATCTTGTCGCCCTTGCGCAAGCTGCTCGGCGGGACCGCCTTGCCGTCCTTGTAGATCACGAGATCGAGGTCGTTCATCTCGTCGCTCGTGAATTTGCGGTACTGCCCGGTGTCGGTGTTCTTGACGACGATGGCGTTGCCGATCGTGTGGACGACCTCGGCGTTGCGGAGCTCGGTCGTCGTCAGCTCGATCGGCGCGGTCGTCGTCCTGATGAGCGCCGTCAGCTTCATGCCGGGCTTCAGCTCGTGCACGCTGAGCTGCTTGCCGTCGAGATCGAACCGGAAGTCCTCGGGGATGTTGAACTCGCGGACACCCTGCGGGCCGCGGACGACGAGGTTGTTCCCCTGAACGGAGAGCACCTCGCCGCTACGGATGTCGTAGCTCGTCGTCTGCGCGGCGGCGAAGCCGGCGATGAGCAGAGCCGAGAGGATGAGCGGTGCGCGCATGGATCCCTCCTTCTCGCGGGATCATACGCTCCGAGGGTCAAGCGCGAAGCGCGAGCGACGCCGGCGCGGGAGAGGCATCGCGAACTGCCATAATGGAGTTATGGCGGTCATGCAGGAATGCCTGGCGGTCTGACCGCCCGGCGGCGTCTCCTGGTCGCGGTGCTCCTCGGCGCCGCCGTCGCGGCGACCTTCGCCGCCGCGATCGAGAACGGGTTCTCCGACGTCGACGATCCGCGCTACGTGACGGAGAACGCCCACGTCCGGGCGGGTCTGACGCCGGCCGGGATCGCGTGGGCATTCACCGCGACCGACGCCGCGAACTGGCATCCGCTGACCTGGATCTCGCACGAGGTCGACACGACGCTCTTCGGTCCGGGACCGGCGGGACCGCACGCCGTCAACGTGCTCCTGCACGCGCTCGCGACGGCGCTCCTCTTCATCGTGCTCGCCCACGCGACCGGTCGTGACGGTCTCGCCCTCGCCGCCGCGGCGCTTTTCGGCCTCCATCCGCTGCGTGTCGAATCGGTCTCGTGGATCGCCGAGCGGAAGGACGTTCTCTCGATGGCGTTCGCCACGGCGACGCTCCTCGCGTACGGCGCCTACGTGAAGGAGCCGGCTCGCCGGCGATTCGCGATCGTCGTCCTGCTCTTCGCGTGCGCCCTCCTCGCCAAGCCGATGATGGTCA from Candidatus Polarisedimenticolaceae bacterium encodes the following:
- a CDS encoding LPXTG cell wall anchor domain-containing protein; its protein translation is MRAPLILSALLIAGFAAAQTTSYDIRSGEVLSVQGNNLVVRGPQGVREFNIPEDFRFDLDGKQLSVHELKPGMKLTALIRTTTAPIELTTTELRNAEVVHTIGNAIVVKNTDTGQYRKFTSDEMNDLDLVIYKDGKAVPPSSLRKGDKISALVVTKLPPATLTQQDIAVLAENAPPPPPPPAKAMPAAAKAQPPPPPPPAEKKLPKTGSELPLAGLAGALLLGLGAMITLGRRLAARRR